In Syntrophomonadaceae bacterium, one DNA window encodes the following:
- a CDS encoding carbon starvation protein A has protein sequence MSAILLLVIGIICFLIAYVYYGAWLAKQWGIDPTRKTPAVTMNDGVDYSPAKAPVLFGHHFASIAGAGPIVGPIAASIFGWVPVALWVIIGSIFVGGVKDYGTLFASVRHSGRSIAEIIDVNVGKTGKKLFAVFAWLTVILVIAAFLNITANVFAANPPTGTASILFIFLAMAFGYLLNTKKQSLAVLTVAGVALLLFCIYMGFLFPLALAAKTWIVILIAYIFVASVLPVWLLLQPRDYLNSFLLYAVLAGALLGIILTNPTLQMTPFAGFEVRNTFLFPMLFVIVACGAVSGFHSLVSSGTTAKQLENEKDAKPIGYGSMLIEGVLALVALTTAAFLLGPKLTELLKGGPINVFADGVGTFLTVFNIPHAVGKTFGALAISAFALTSLDTAARLGRFIFQEFFTESGKSEASPMTNRFVATAVTVTAGAALAFYGWAVIWPLFGAANQLLAALALIAVAVWLKKSGKLNLMLTIPSAFMFAVTLTALVLLLQRNLAAGNMLLVVIAAALFVLGIVLVLQAVKSLSGAASGQGPNVKA, from the coding sequence GTGAGCGCTATTTTGTTGTTAGTTATCGGAATTATCTGCTTCCTAATTGCCTATGTTTACTACGGCGCTTGGCTGGCAAAACAATGGGGCATCGACCCCACCAGGAAAACCCCAGCAGTCACTATGAACGATGGGGTGGATTATAGCCCTGCGAAAGCCCCGGTTCTATTTGGCCACCATTTCGCCTCCATTGCCGGCGCCGGACCGATAGTCGGCCCCATAGCCGCCAGTATTTTTGGCTGGGTGCCGGTGGCATTATGGGTTATTATTGGTTCGATCTTTGTCGGCGGGGTCAAGGACTATGGTACGCTTTTCGCATCAGTAAGGCACAGCGGAAGATCGATCGCCGAAATTATCGATGTCAATGTTGGCAAAACTGGCAAAAAGCTGTTCGCCGTATTTGCCTGGCTCACAGTTATTCTGGTCATCGCCGCCTTTTTGAATATCACTGCTAATGTCTTTGCGGCAAATCCTCCGACAGGTACTGCGTCCATTTTGTTTATCTTCCTGGCGATGGCTTTTGGCTACTTGCTCAATACTAAAAAACAAAGCCTGGCAGTTTTAACCGTAGCCGGAGTAGCCCTATTGCTATTTTGCATCTATATGGGGTTCCTTTTCCCACTTGCTCTTGCAGCCAAAACCTGGATTGTGATCTTGATCGCATATATATTTGTTGCTTCGGTGCTGCCGGTCTGGCTGCTCTTGCAGCCCAGGGATTACCTGAACTCCTTCTTGCTCTACGCTGTCCTGGCCGGGGCATTGCTGGGCATAATCTTGACTAACCCCACGTTACAAATGACGCCTTTCGCCGGGTTTGAGGTCAGAAATACGTTTCTTTTCCCCATGTTGTTTGTGATTGTAGCCTGTGGCGCCGTATCCGGCTTTCACTCCCTAGTGAGCTCCGGCACCACCGCCAAACAGCTGGAGAATGAGAAAGACGCCAAACCTATAGGCTATGGCTCGATGTTGATCGAGGGTGTTTTGGCCCTGGTGGCTTTGACAACTGCAGCATTCCTTCTCGGACCTAAATTAACTGAGCTCCTTAAAGGCGGACCCATCAACGTCTTCGCTGACGGCGTGGGTACCTTCCTGACGGTTTTCAATATCCCCCATGCTGTCGGCAAGACGTTTGGCGCATTAGCCATTTCGGCCTTTGCCCTGACCAGTTTAGATACCGCCGCCCGTTTGGGCAGGTTCATCTTCCAGGAGTTTTTCACGGAATCAGGTAAGAGCGAAGCCTCACCAATGACGAACAGGTTTGTGGCCACCGCCGTTACAGTGACGGCAGGGGCTGCGTTGGCCTTTTACGGCTGGGCTGTAATTTGGCCACTGTTCGGTGCGGCTAACCAGTTGCTGGCAGCTTTAGCCCTGATTGCGGTTGCGGTCTGGCTTAAGAAATCAGGCAAACTCAATCTGATGCTCACAATCCCAAGCGCATTTATGTTTGCAGTTACCTTGACCGCCCTGGTATTGCTGCTCCAGCGCAATTTAGCTGCCGGAAATATGCTCCTGGTAGTCATTGCCGCTGCACTCTTTGTTCTGGGTATAGTCTTAGTTTTGCAGGCGGTAAAATCCCTTTCTGGTGCTGCTTCAGGCCAAGGTCCCAATGTAAAGGCTTAA
- the panB gene encoding 3-methyl-2-oxobutanoate hydroxymethyltransferase — protein sequence MAKKTIHDFNQMVASGTKIVYLTAYDYLTAKMQEKAGVDMILVGDSLGMVSLGYDTTFPVTMDDMIRHCQAVRRGAPNTFIVGDMPYMSYQASDEQAIANAGRFVKEALVDAVKLEGGGPMIASRIKAIQQAGILVMAHIGLTPQFMGQIGGYKAQGRSAGDALKLVNQAKIVEEAGAFSILVEGVPSAVGKAITERAGIPILGIGAGPYTHGQLLIYADMVGFYDNFTPKFVKKYANVGEVLVKAFKDYAEDVRTGQFPVDGEHTYKMKDEEVKELLALLENK from the coding sequence ATGGCAAAAAAGACTATTCATGATTTTAACCAGATGGTTGCGTCCGGCACAAAGATTGTTTACCTGACAGCCTACGACTATCTCACTGCCAAGATGCAGGAAAAAGCGGGAGTAGACATGATTTTAGTCGGCGACTCCCTGGGCATGGTCAGCCTTGGTTACGACACCACCTTTCCGGTGACCATGGACGACATGATCCGCCACTGCCAGGCAGTAAGAAGAGGCGCGCCGAATACCTTTATCGTCGGGGATATGCCCTACATGTCGTATCAGGCTTCCGACGAGCAGGCCATTGCCAATGCCGGCAGGTTTGTTAAGGAGGCATTGGTGGATGCTGTCAAGTTAGAAGGTGGCGGCCCAATGATCGCCAGCAGAATAAAGGCCATCCAGCAGGCTGGAATCCTGGTTATGGCTCATATCGGCTTAACCCCCCAATTCATGGGCCAGATCGGGGGTTACAAGGCACAGGGCCGCAGTGCCGGGGACGCGCTGAAACTGGTTAACCAGGCCAAGATTGTAGAAGAAGCGGGAGCCTTCAGTATTCTGGTCGAAGGAGTGCCCTCCGCAGTTGGCAAGGCCATTACCGAAAGAGCTGGCATCCCAATTCTCGGGATCGGGGCCGGACCCTATACCCACGGGCAATTGCTGATCTATGCCGATATGGTGGGGTTTTATGATAACTTTACGCCCAAGTTTGTGAAGAAGTATGCTAACGTAGGCGAGGTTCTGGTAAAGGCTTTTAAAGACTATGCCGAGGATGTGCGGACGGGCCAGTTCCCGGTTGACGGAGAACATACTTATAAGATGAAAGACGAAGAAGTAAAAGAATTGCTTGCTTTGTTGGAAAACAAATAG